A portion of the endosymbiont of Galathealinum brachiosum genome contains these proteins:
- a CDS encoding diguanylate cyclase response regulator, with translation MSKNDIINTDKIIRIMLVDDQPIIAEGIRRMLANETDMELTYIEDPALAIESAVDLDATIILQDLVMPDADGMTLLRFYKANHETRDIPVIVLSSKEEATTKSEAFSYGASDYLVKLPDEIELIARIRSHAKNYILQKERDSAFYALSQLKKQLESSNKQLHKLSMQDGLTGISNRRHFDEQLESDMDDARENQTPVTLILMDIDYFKVFNDSYGHQLGDECLKEVGALLAKACFNPQDMAARYGGEEFVVLLPGTTEINALKVAKRFAESLKKAQIEHKDSDANEYVTVSMGIATHDKGSKYDVKSLIEDADKALYKAKENGRNRVELASEN, from the coding sequence ATGAGTAAAAACGACATAATTAATACCGATAAGATCATTAGAATTATGCTGGTAGACGATCAACCGATTATTGCTGAAGGCATACGTCGGATGTTAGCCAATGAAACAGATATGGAACTTACTTATATCGAAGACCCCGCACTGGCCATTGAAAGCGCGGTTGATCTCGATGCTACGATAATACTACAGGATCTTGTCATGCCAGATGCAGACGGTATGACTTTATTGCGGTTTTACAAAGCCAATCATGAAACCCGTGATATACCGGTTATTGTTTTGTCATCTAAAGAAGAAGCCACGACTAAAAGTGAAGCGTTCAGTTATGGTGCAAGTGACTATCTGGTTAAACTCCCCGATGAAATAGAGCTCATTGCCCGTATTCGCTCTCATGCAAAAAACTATATATTACAGAAAGAGCGTGACTCTGCATTTTACGCCCTGAGTCAGCTAAAAAAACAACTCGAATCAAGTAATAAACAATTACACAAGTTATCCATGCAAGATGGCCTTACAGGCATCTCTAATCGTCGTCACTTTGACGAACAACTTGAATCAGACATGGATGATGCCAGAGAAAACCAGACGCCTGTCACCTTAATTCTCATGGATATAGATTACTTCAAAGTATTTAATGACAGTTATGGCCATCAACTTGGAGATGAATGCCTGAAAGAGGTTGGAGCACTACTGGCTAAAGCCTGCTTTAATCCTCAGGATATGGCTGCCCGTTATGGTGGTGAAGAATTTGTCGTATTATTACCGGGTACCACTGAAATCAATGCATTGAAAGTTGCTAAACGCTTTGCCGAATCTTTAAAGAAAGCGCAGATTGAACATAAAGACTCTGATGCAAATGAGTATGTCACCGTTAGCATGGGAATTGCGACACATGATAAAGGCAGTAAATACGATGTGAAAAGTTTAATCGAGGACGCAGACAAAGCGCTTTATAAAGCAAAAGAAAATGGTCGAAATCGAGTTGAACTGGCGTCAGAGAACTAG
- a CDS encoding aspartate 1-decarboxylase has protein sequence MHLTMLKAKLHQAHVTLSELEYEGSCAIDGKLLDEAGIHEYEQIQIYNLANGNRFTTYAIRGEDGSGMISVNGAAAHKASPGDRIIICCYTQLDQKEVANFKPKLVYLNEQNQITHTSDRIPVQVA, from the coding sequence ATGCACCTGACCATGCTCAAAGCCAAATTACATCAAGCCCACGTCACGCTCTCAGAGTTAGAGTATGAAGGCTCCTGTGCGATTGATGGAAAACTACTGGATGAGGCGGGTATTCATGAATATGAGCAAATTCAGATATATAACCTGGCAAATGGTAATCGTTTCACAACGTATGCTATTAGAGGTGAAGACGGTAGTGGAATGATTTCAGTAAATGGCGCAGCGGCTCATAAAGCGAGCCCGGGTGACCGTATTATTATCTGTTGTTATACACAGTTAGATCAGAAAGAAGTTGCTAATTTCAAGCCTAAGCTGGTTTATTTGAATGAGCAAAACCAGATTACTCATACTAGTGACCGTATACCTGTGCAGGTGGCTTAA
- the panB gene encoding 3-methyl-2-oxobutanoate hydroxymethyltransferase produces the protein MSTQPKKNAKVTINTLREMKEGNDKIACLTAYDVSFAQLLDDAGADIVLVGDSLGMVIQGLDSTIPVTMDEMIYHGQVVSRGLKRALLILDMPFMSDASTQQAVENAGRFMKECGANMVKLEGGADQKELVETLTRLGIPVCAHLGLQPQRVHKLGGYKVQGRDAVAAEKMLNDARVLEQAGADLLLLECVPAELANKVTEQSGIPVIGIGAGNQTDGQILVLYDILGISAGRIPKFSKNYMQQANSIQQAVELYIEEVKSEKFPDNEHTFN, from the coding sequence ATGAGCACACAACCCAAAAAAAACGCTAAGGTCACTATTAATACATTGCGTGAAATGAAAGAAGGTAATGATAAAATTGCCTGTCTCACTGCTTATGATGTGAGTTTTGCTCAATTATTAGATGATGCGGGAGCTGATATTGTATTGGTTGGGGATTCACTGGGCATGGTTATTCAGGGGCTGGATTCAACTATACCAGTCACTATGGATGAAATGATATATCACGGTCAGGTTGTTTCTCGTGGATTGAAACGGGCATTATTAATTCTTGATATGCCATTTATGTCAGATGCATCCACCCAGCAAGCAGTAGAAAATGCAGGGCGCTTTATGAAAGAGTGTGGTGCAAATATGGTCAAGCTTGAAGGTGGAGCAGACCAGAAAGAACTGGTCGAGACATTAACTCGTCTGGGGATTCCTGTTTGTGCACATTTAGGTTTACAGCCACAGAGAGTTCATAAACTCGGTGGTTATAAGGTTCAGGGGCGTGATGCTGTTGCCGCTGAAAAAATGTTGAATGATGCTCGTGTGTTAGAACAGGCGGGAGCTGATTTATTATTGTTGGAGTGTGTTCCGGCCGAGTTGGCAAACAAGGTAACCGAGCAGTCAGGTATACCTGTAATTGGTATTGGTGCTGGTAATCAGACCGATGGCCAAATTTTGGTGTTGTATGACATTCTAGGTATTTCTGCTGGGCGTATTCCAAAGTTTTCAAAAAATTATATGCAGCAGGCTAACTCAATTCAACAGGCTGTCGAATTATATATTGAAGAAGTTAAAAGTGAAAAATTTCCAGACAATGAGCATACCTTTAATTAA
- a CDS encoding pantoate--beta-alanine ligase: MKISKTIPSLKQSTKQWQLDGQRIAFVPTMGHLHAGHIVLINQARLLCDKVVVSIFVNPLQFNEKSDFDGYPKTLDADQKKLITAQTDLLFLPDSEMMYANGQLATTKICVPEITQELEGEHRPGHFDGVSTVVNKLFNLVQPDIAFFGEKDFQQLLLIRKMVEDLNMPVEIQSVATCREADGLAMSSRNSRLSDEQRGLAPKLYAALQQVSRQVLQGEQALSELEVQAKNELQSYGFEVEYISVRDRLNLKISDKKSTNRLVLAAARLGEVRLIDNLIID; this comes from the coding sequence ATGAAAATATCTAAAACCATACCTTCTTTAAAACAATCAACTAAACAATGGCAGTTAGATGGTCAACGAATTGCATTTGTTCCAACTATGGGACACTTACATGCAGGTCATATTGTACTGATAAATCAGGCCAGATTACTTTGCGATAAAGTTGTTGTCAGTATTTTTGTAAATCCTCTGCAGTTTAACGAAAAGAGTGATTTTGATGGATACCCGAAAACACTGGATGCAGATCAGAAAAAACTCATCACAGCACAGACAGATTTACTGTTTTTGCCTGATAGTGAAATGATGTATGCAAATGGGCAGCTGGCGACGACAAAAATATGTGTTCCGGAAATAACACAGGAACTGGAAGGTGAACATCGTCCCGGTCATTTTGATGGTGTATCAACGGTAGTGAATAAACTATTTAATTTAGTACAGCCTGATATTGCCTTTTTTGGTGAAAAAGATTTTCAGCAGTTGTTGTTAATAAGAAAAATGGTAGAAGATTTAAATATGCCAGTTGAAATTCAATCGGTTGCAACCTGTCGTGAAGCCGATGGCCTGGCAATGAGTTCGAGAAACTCCCGTTTAAGTGACGAGCAAAGAGGCCTTGCACCTAAATTGTATGCTGCATTACAACAGGTATCCAGACAGGTTTTACAAGGTGAGCAGGCCTTGTCTGAATTAGAAGTACAGGCAAAAAATGAACTTCAGAGTTACGGGTTTGAAGTTGAGTATATATCAGTAAGAGATCGATTAAATTTGAAAATATCCGATAAAAAAAGCACAAATCGTCTAGTACTGGCTGCTGCTCGTCTGGGTGAGGTGCGACTTATTGATAATCTGATAATCGATTAG
- a CDS encoding chemotaxis response regulator protein-glutamate methylesterase (regulates chemotaxis by demethylation of methyl-accepting chemotaxis proteins), giving the protein MRIAIVHNSEDIIRLFTYLIADLGFNICWTCNTAKEAIKNAANDCPDLLLVQLDLTDMKGSELIQKIMESSPTTIIAINNSVKQKPGDIFDAMSAGALDAFSEPSTENTDSIHELKNKILNISKLHDSLKKIEKEKQASSIKNTPLVAIGSSTGGPAALLTILKQLPEKTNAIWVIIQHMDNQFSQGMAKWLNEQTSINIEIAKDNQVPKIGHVYMAGTNDHLIINKTGRFEYTEDPLDYPYRPSVDEFFKSAVSHWPNKLIGVLLTGMGRDGANGLLSFYNRGMHTIAQDQNSCAVYGMPKAACELKAVTIELDINDIAKNIMENLI; this is encoded by the coding sequence ATGCGAATCGCCATTGTTCATAATAGTGAAGATATTATTCGACTATTCACTTACCTAATTGCAGACCTTGGCTTCAATATTTGCTGGACATGCAATACTGCAAAAGAGGCCATTAAAAACGCTGCGAATGACTGTCCCGACCTGCTTCTTGTTCAACTCGATTTAACAGACATGAAAGGCAGTGAGCTTATCCAAAAAATAATGGAAAGCTCACCTACTACAATTATTGCTATAAACAATTCGGTTAAACAAAAACCGGGAGACATATTTGATGCAATGTCAGCAGGTGCACTGGATGCTTTTTCTGAACCATCAACCGAAAATACTGATTCTATACATGAGCTGAAAAATAAAATATTAAATATTAGTAAACTCCATGATAGCCTGAAAAAAATTGAAAAAGAAAAACAGGCCTCTTCAATTAAAAATACACCTCTGGTTGCCATTGGTTCTTCAACAGGTGGGCCGGCCGCATTACTAACAATTCTTAAACAACTACCTGAAAAAACAAATGCTATCTGGGTGATCATTCAACATATGGATAACCAGTTTAGCCAGGGTATGGCAAAGTGGCTTAATGAGCAAACAAGTATAAATATAGAGATTGCTAAGGATAATCAGGTTCCAAAAATTGGGCATGTTTATATGGCCGGAACAAACGATCACCTTATAATTAATAAAACAGGTCGATTTGAGTACACAGAAGACCCGCTTGACTACCCTTACCGTCCCTCTGTTGATGAGTTTTTTAAAAGTGCTGTTAGTCACTGGCCAAATAAATTAATTGGTGTTTTACTGACCGGAATGGGACGAGACGGTGCAAATGGTCTATTATCATTTTATAACCGTGGTATGCATACTATTGCTCAGGATCAGAATAGCTGCGCAGTATATGGTATGCCCAAGGCTGCTTGTGAGCTTAAAGCTGTAACAATTGAACTCGATATTAACGACATAGCAAAAAACATAATGGAAAACTTAATCTAG